One stretch of Methylopila sp. 73B DNA includes these proteins:
- a CDS encoding PhoU domain-containing protein: MSRAMHSSADEIAELTDRVVSVGGAVEKLVKHATLAFLDGCALESVRVADKRNQISETELDLADFALTLLAQREPSPSDVRAIVASLEIADAYTRIADLWMEIASRPQLAKLLPELPELDRA; the protein is encoded by the coding sequence ATGAGCCGCGCCATGCACTCCTCGGCCGATGAGATTGCCGAACTGACCGACCGCGTCGTCTCCGTCGGCGGCGCGGTGGAAAAATTGGTCAAGCATGCAACTCTCGCGTTTCTTGACGGCTGCGCCCTCGAGAGCGTGCGGGTCGCCGACAAGCGGAACCAGATTAGCGAGACGGAGCTGGATTTAGCCGACTTCGCGCTCACGCTTTTGGCCCAACGGGAACCTTCGCCTAGCGATGTTCGGGCCATCGTCGCATCTCTCGAAATCGCCGACGCTTACACGCGGATAGCTGACCTCTGGATGGAGATCGCGTCGCGTCCGCAATTGGCGAAGCTGCTTCCGGAATTACCGGAGCTAGACAGGGCATAG
- a CDS encoding PhoU domain-containing protein, with protein MTANQLQIAGGALRSFDAGLARTLSERDHAVKMARAEVLFAAARMLRLTPRTMYTVVDALACARNLERISTYATVIAGAIVFMKTGREKRTADHAARPAGRHVAEAA; from the coding sequence ATGACAGCAAATCAGTTGCAAATCGCCGGCGGCGCTCTGCGAAGCTTTGATGCGGGTCTCGCTCGCACCCTGTCTGAAAGGGACCACGCGGTCAAAATGGCCCGGGCTGAAGTTCTCTTCGCCGCTGCGCGAATGCTGAGGCTCACGCCCCGCACCATGTACACCGTCGTCGACGCTTTGGCGTGCGCGAGGAACTTGGAGCGGATATCCACATATGCCACGGTGATCGCCGGCGCGATTGTCTTCATGAAGACCGGGCGAGAAAAGAGGACCGCGGACCACGCCGCCAGACCAGCTGGGCGGCACGTCGCCGAAGCGGCATGA
- a CDS encoding zinc-dependent alcohol dehydrogenase family protein, with the protein MKAMVLRVRGASLALEERPTPSPSFGELLVQIEACAVCRTDLHVVDGDLTEGPVPITPGHEIVGRIETLGQGVADRRLGERVGVPWLGGVRGACGYCASGRENLCDDPTFTGYTRDGGFATHALVRSDFAFPLAGYDDPVAAAPLMCAGLIGWRSLRVAGDARRIGLFGFGAAAHILAQVCVWQHRDVYAFTRSGDNAAQDLALSVGAKWAGASEDSCPQELDAAIIFAPVGALVPLALKTARKGGRVVCGGIHMTDLPRFPYRLLWGERAVLSVANLTRQDAAEFLAIAPMAGVRTVTKRYPLDHANQALDDLRAGRVHGAAVLVP; encoded by the coding sequence ATGAAGGCGATGGTCCTGCGAGTTCGCGGAGCCTCACTCGCGCTCGAAGAGCGGCCGACGCCAAGCCCCTCGTTCGGCGAACTCCTGGTCCAGATCGAGGCGTGCGCCGTTTGCCGCACCGACCTTCATGTCGTCGACGGCGATCTGACGGAAGGACCGGTTCCCATCACGCCAGGGCATGAGATCGTCGGGAGGATCGAGACGCTGGGGCAAGGCGTGGCGGACCGCCGCCTCGGCGAGCGCGTTGGCGTTCCTTGGCTGGGCGGCGTCCGCGGCGCTTGCGGCTACTGCGCGAGCGGGCGCGAAAATCTCTGCGACGATCCAACTTTCACGGGCTACACGCGCGACGGCGGATTTGCGACGCACGCGCTGGTTCGGTCGGACTTCGCCTTTCCGCTCGCGGGCTACGACGATCCCGTCGCCGCCGCGCCCCTGATGTGCGCCGGACTTATCGGCTGGCGATCGCTCCGCGTGGCGGGCGACGCCCGACGGATAGGGCTGTTCGGTTTTGGAGCCGCGGCTCATATCCTTGCCCAAGTCTGCGTCTGGCAGCATCGCGACGTCTACGCATTCACCCGGTCAGGCGATAACGCTGCGCAGGATCTTGCCCTATCGGTCGGCGCCAAATGGGCCGGCGCCTCCGAAGACAGCTGTCCGCAGGAACTGGACGCCGCAATCATCTTTGCGCCGGTGGGGGCGCTTGTGCCTCTCGCGCTCAAGACGGCGCGCAAAGGAGGGCGCGTGGTCTGTGGAGGGATTCACATGACGGACCTGCCTCGCTTTCCCTACCGGCTGCTTTGGGGAGAACGAGCGGTGCTGTCGGTCGCCAACCTGACCCGCCAGGACGCCGCTGAGTTTTTAGCGATCGCTCCGATGGCCGGCGTCCGAACAGTCACCAAGCGTTATCCGCTCGACCATGCCAACCAGGCGCTTGATGATCTTCGCGCAGGCCGAGTTCACGGCGCCGCCGTCCTGGTTCCTTAG
- a CDS encoding phasin family protein, with product MPTTETIRSTASNGSAPPFADMLSPKLAFGAWRSMLSASTAFTIEALHFGSRRLEAQAEFLANLLTCKDAAQAFENQSSFMRRTLEEYGRETEAIVQKVRDRSSDPAKAA from the coding sequence ATGCCGACAACCGAGACGATCCGTTCCACCGCCAGCAATGGCTCCGCGCCGCCTTTCGCCGACATGCTTTCGCCCAAGCTCGCCTTTGGCGCGTGGCGATCCATGCTGTCGGCTTCCACTGCGTTCACGATCGAAGCGCTGCATTTCGGGAGCCGACGCCTGGAGGCGCAGGCTGAGTTTCTCGCGAACTTACTGACTTGCAAGGACGCCGCCCAAGCCTTCGAAAACCAGTCGAGCTTCATGCGGCGCACCTTGGAGGAGTATGGTCGCGAAACCGAGGCGATCGTCCAAAAGGTCCGTGACAGGTCATCGGATCCAGCCAAGGCCGCGTGA
- a CDS encoding alpha/beta fold hydrolase, protein MVGRDVATAPGEVIFRNELIELIQYAPTTTTVAAEPLLIVPAWIMKYYVLDLSTTHSLVRHLVGSGFTVFMISWKNPDGGDASQGIADYLRRGLAAALDAIDTIAPGERVHAAGYCLGGTLLAIGAAAIARDSDERLASLTLIASQVDFTEAGELTLFIDEAQVRFLEDVMSIEGVLEARQMAGAFQMLRSNDLIWSRVVRDYLLGERTPMTDISAWNADAMRMPARMQGEYLRGLFLQNDLAEGRFTVDGRPIALGDIRTPIFALGTERDHVAPWRSVYKINLLTDTEVTFALVSGGHNRGVVSAPGQDTGAYARIGTATREDPYRDPDDWRSSHEPRDGSWWPLWSDWMKTRSSGHAAARAPRESLAPAPGAYVLKR, encoded by the coding sequence ATGGTCGGCCGGGACGTCGCAACCGCGCCGGGTGAGGTGATCTTTCGAAACGAGTTGATCGAACTCATTCAATATGCGCCGACGACGACCACAGTGGCGGCCGAACCGCTGCTGATCGTTCCAGCTTGGATCATGAAATACTATGTCCTCGACCTTTCGACGACCCACTCACTGGTTCGTCATCTGGTTGGGTCGGGTTTCACCGTCTTCATGATTTCGTGGAAGAACCCGGATGGCGGAGACGCCAGCCAGGGGATCGCGGACTATCTTCGCCGCGGCCTCGCCGCTGCGCTTGACGCGATCGACACCATCGCGCCTGGCGAGAGAGTTCACGCCGCAGGCTATTGTCTCGGGGGAACGCTGCTCGCGATCGGCGCGGCAGCCATAGCGCGGGACAGCGACGAGCGACTGGCGTCGCTTACCTTGATCGCATCCCAGGTCGACTTCACGGAAGCGGGCGAGCTCACGCTGTTTATCGACGAAGCTCAGGTCCGCTTCCTCGAGGACGTGATGTCGATCGAGGGCGTTTTGGAAGCCCGACAGATGGCGGGCGCCTTCCAAATGTTGCGATCGAACGACCTTATCTGGTCTCGGGTCGTCCGAGACTATCTGCTGGGCGAACGGACGCCGATGACCGACATCTCGGCTTGGAATGCGGACGCCATGCGCATGCCCGCCCGCATGCAAGGCGAGTATTTGCGCGGCCTTTTTCTCCAGAACGACCTCGCCGAGGGGCGGTTTACGGTCGATGGCCGGCCAATCGCCCTGGGAGATATCCGCACGCCGATCTTCGCGCTCGGTACAGAGCGCGACCACGTCGCGCCATGGCGATCGGTCTACAAGATCAATCTCCTGACCGACACTGAGGTCACGTTCGCTCTCGTCTCCGGTGGCCATAATCGCGGCGTGGTCTCGGCGCCCGGTCAGGATACGGGCGCCTATGCTCGCATCGGCACCGCGACGCGGGAGGACCCATATCGGGATCCGGATGACTGGCGCTCGTCTCACGAACCGAGAGATGGCTCATGGTGGCCGCTCTGGTCCGACTGGATGAAAACGCGCTCGTCTGGACACGCGGCTGCGCGCGCGCCGAGGGAAAGCCTTGCGCCGGCGCCTGGGGCCTACGTTCTGAAACGGTGA